The genomic region ATGTAGACGTACTGGCCGGGCTTGACGGTCGGGTGGTCGCCCTCGGCCGCCGCCAGCGAGATCTGGTCGAGCAACTGCGGCACACCCTTCGTGCTCGCCGTACCGACCTCCGTGGTGAGAGCCGGTCCGGTGGCGAGACCGCTCCCCCCGTTCCCGCCCCCGCCGAGTCCGCCGTACGTCACCATCCCGGCGATGGCCGCCACGGACAGGGCCGCCGCCGTCGCGGGCAGCGTGATCGCGAGGCGCGGGAACCGGAATCGCGGCGCCTTCTGCGCCCTCCCCGTCCTCTCCGGCGCTGCCATCGTCGCCGTACGGGAATCCTGCTGGATGTGGGCCATCAGACGCTCCTTGTGGAACTGGTGACGGCCCGACGGCAGGTCGCGCGCCGTCTGGGACAGGAGCTGTGCGTCCTGGTCCCACTCGGCAGGGTCCTGCCGGGGCGTGTTCGCGTTCATCGGTTTCCTTCCTGTGCGGGCCGAATCGCATGTGAGTGATCGCCTCTTGTCTGTCGCGGGAGGCCGGGGCCTTCCCGATTTCCGCAAACTTTCTCCAGTTCGGCGTCGGGGGCCGGATGACCCCGCCCGGCTGCCGGACGGGCGAGTTCGGCCTCGGCGATCTTGCGCAGCTTCTTGCGGGCGCGGGAGAGCCGGGAGGCGACGGTCCCGACGGGAATGCCGAGCGCCTCCGACGCGGCCTCGTAGTCCAGGCCCTCCCCCAGGCAGAGCGTGATGACCTCGCGTTCCGGTCTGCGCAGGCCCGCGAGCGCGGTGAGCGCGGTGGCGAGACGCCGCCGGTCGTCGACGCGGTCGACGACGTCGTCGGCGTGGTCGGGCATCGACAGCTCGGCCGCCGCGGCGGCGTTCGCGGCCCGGCGGTAGCGCCGGTTGCTGCGGTACTGGTTACGCGCCGTGTTCGTGGCGATCCCCAGCAGCCAGGGCCGCAGGGAGCCGCCGTCGGGGTCGACCTTGTCGCGCAGCCGCCATGCCTCCATGAAGGTCGCGGCCATCACGTCCTCGGCGGTCGACCAGTCGGCGGTCAGCCGGTAGGCGTGGTTGTAGACCGCGCGGGAGTAACTGTCGAAGAGTTCAGCGAACGCGCTCGAATCCCCGGCCCGCACCCGGGTTCGCATATGAGTGGTCACATCCATGAGCTGTCCGGCACGACGGGGCGCCTTCCCGTGACCTGCGTCACACGGCGGTCGGGGCTGTTCGCCCACGAGGCGGGGGCAGCCGTGCCAGTCTCGTACATCACCCCTCGTCACACGAAAGGGCTGCTCGTGACGCTCGCCATGGTCCCACTCGGCATGGTCCTGGGCGACTTCTCCTCCCGCGCTTCGACGCGGGAGCGGTAGCCCTTCCTGCCTGACCTACGAGTCCGAGCCCGAGCCCGACCTACGAGCCCGAGCCCGTACCGCGGGCTGGGCCATCTGCCACGCACGGCGGCTCCCCGCTTCCCCGCTCCTCGTCGAAGTGCTCTTCGTGCCCCGCACGTTCGAACACGAGGAGTACGTCGTGTCCACGACGCCCAGCACATCCCCGACACCC from Streptomyces sp. NBC_00878 harbors:
- a CDS encoding RNA polymerase sigma factor; this encodes MRTRVRAGDSSAFAELFDSYSRAVYNHAYRLTADWSTAEDVMAATFMEAWRLRDKVDPDGGSLRPWLLGIATNTARNQYRSNRRYRRAANAAAAAELSMPDHADDVVDRVDDRRRLATALTALAGLRRPEREVITLCLGEGLDYEAASEALGIPVGTVASRLSRARKKLRKIAEAELARPAAGRGHPAPDAELEKVCGNREGPGLPRQTRGDHSHAIRPAQEGNR